A DNA window from Azotosporobacter soli contains the following coding sequences:
- a CDS encoding thiamine phosphate synthase gives MSDSAIYRILDANLNRAAEGCRTLEDMARFHLEAKELTQRLKTFRHQIRNQAAALEQQLLTGRNASGDIGLPLSQQICSDKRDNPFQVSAGANKRIQEALRVIEENLKLVGCYPLAKVYESLRYQSYSLEQDFSAALQGKLRRRKLPSGLYGITAQELSNGRDNLSVAHAMLEGGLRILQYREKDKAKKEQYEECLQLRRLTRDYDAVFIVNDHADIALAVEADGIHIGQGDMPLEAVRRLVGEQMLLGLSTHSPEQAQDAVQRGADYIGVGPLFATKTKKDVCAPVGFDYLDYVVANISIPFVAIGGIKESTLPQVIERGAYCACLVSDIVGADDIKGKVQALQKLWQE, from the coding sequence ATGTCCGATTCAGCCATTTACCGTATTCTCGATGCCAATCTTAATCGTGCGGCGGAAGGTTGCCGCACGCTGGAAGACATGGCCCGCTTCCATTTGGAGGCCAAAGAGCTTACGCAGCGTTTGAAAACATTTCGTCACCAAATTCGCAATCAGGCCGCCGCACTGGAACAGCAATTGCTGACCGGACGAAATGCAAGCGGCGATATCGGACTCCCGCTCTCACAGCAAATTTGCTCCGACAAACGGGATAATCCCTTTCAGGTTTCCGCCGGAGCCAATAAACGTATCCAGGAGGCGCTGCGCGTAATTGAAGAAAACCTGAAACTTGTCGGCTGCTATCCGCTGGCTAAGGTTTATGAAAGCCTGCGTTATCAGTCCTATAGCCTGGAGCAGGATTTCTCGGCGGCGCTGCAAGGTAAACTGCGGCGAAGAAAGCTGCCGTCCGGCTTATACGGCATCACGGCGCAGGAACTATCGAACGGACGCGATAATCTGAGCGTGGCGCACGCAATGCTGGAAGGAGGCTTGCGCATCCTTCAATACCGGGAAAAGGATAAAGCGAAAAAAGAGCAATATGAGGAATGTCTGCAGCTTCGCCGACTGACGCGCGACTATGACGCCGTCTTTATCGTTAACGATCACGCCGACATTGCCTTGGCGGTCGAGGCTGACGGCATACACATCGGCCAAGGCGACATGCCGCTCGAGGCAGTGCGTCGTTTGGTCGGCGAACAAATGCTGCTCGGCCTGTCCACCCACTCTCCAGAGCAGGCGCAAGACGCGGTGCAACGCGGCGCAGACTATATCGGCGTCGGCCCGCTCTTTGCCACCAAAACGAAGAAAGACGTTTGCGCACCGGTCGGTTTCGACTATCTTGACTACGTCGTCGCCAACATTTCCATTCCGTTCGTCGCGATCGGCGGCATCAAAGAAAGTACGTTGCCGCAAGTCATCGAACGCGGCGCCTACTGCGCCTGTCTGGTCAGCGACATCGTCGGCGCTGACGACATTAAAGGAAAAGTCCAAGCGCTGCAAAAGCTCTGGCAGGAATAA
- the thiC gene encoding phosphomethylpyrimidine synthase ThiC, which yields MMYTTQMDAARKGIITREMTRVAEREQMPAETLRQLVAEGKIAIPANKNHVNLDPSGVGQGLKTKVNVNLGVSKDCCNQEIELDKVRAAIDLKADAIMDLSCFGKTSDFRRRLVEMSPVMLGTVPMYDAVGMLDKDLKDISVDEFFQVVEAHAADGIDFMTIHCGLNRATAERFKKNPRLTNIVSRGGSILFAWMEMNQAENPFYEHYDRLLDICAKYDVTISLGDACRPGSIHDATDASQIEELIALGELTKRAWAKNVQVMIEGPGHMALNEIAANMTLQKRLCHGAPFYVLGPLVTDIAPGYDHITSAIGGAIAAANGADFLCYVTPAEHLRLPDLDDMKEGIIASRIAAHAADIAKGIPGARDWDNAMSAARAAIDFPRMLDLAIDPVKPRRYREESKPESEDTCTMCGKMCAMKTMNTILDGEDVKLR from the coding sequence ATGATGTATACTACGCAAATGGATGCCGCCCGCAAAGGAATTATTACCCGGGAAATGACGCGTGTGGCGGAACGGGAGCAAATGCCGGCGGAAACGCTGCGCCAATTGGTCGCCGAAGGTAAGATCGCGATTCCGGCCAACAAAAACCACGTCAATCTCGATCCGTCCGGCGTCGGCCAGGGACTCAAGACCAAGGTCAACGTCAATCTCGGCGTATCCAAGGACTGCTGCAACCAGGAGATTGAACTGGACAAGGTTCGCGCCGCGATCGATCTGAAAGCCGATGCGATCATGGATCTGAGCTGCTTCGGCAAGACCAGCGATTTCCGCCGCCGTCTGGTGGAAATGTCTCCAGTCATGCTCGGCACCGTACCGATGTACGACGCGGTCGGCATGTTGGACAAAGATTTAAAGGACATCAGCGTCGATGAGTTTTTCCAGGTCGTCGAAGCGCACGCCGCTGACGGCATTGATTTCATGACGATTCATTGCGGCCTTAACCGCGCCACCGCCGAGCGTTTCAAAAAGAATCCCCGCCTGACCAACATCGTCTCGCGCGGCGGCTCGATTCTCTTCGCCTGGATGGAAATGAACCAGGCCGAAAATCCGTTCTACGAGCATTATGACCGCTTGCTCGACATCTGCGCAAAATATGACGTGACGATTAGCCTCGGCGACGCCTGCCGTCCCGGTTCGATTCACGACGCCACTGACGCGTCGCAGATCGAGGAACTGATCGCCTTAGGCGAGCTGACAAAACGCGCCTGGGCCAAGAATGTCCAGGTCATGATTGAAGGCCCCGGTCATATGGCGCTGAATGAAATCGCCGCCAACATGACGCTGCAAAAGCGCCTCTGCCACGGTGCGCCGTTTTATGTCCTCGGCCCGCTCGTCACCGATATCGCGCCCGGCTATGACCACATCACCAGTGCGATTGGCGGCGCGATTGCAGCCGCCAACGGCGCGGACTTTCTCTGTTACGTCACGCCGGCCGAACATTTGCGTCTGCCCGATCTTGACGACATGAAAGAAGGCATCATCGCCTCACGTATCGCGGCGCATGCCGCCGATATCGCCAAAGGCATTCCCGGCGCACGCGACTGGGACAATGCGATGAGCGCCGCGCGCGCCGCGATCGATTTCCCGCGCATGCTTGATCTGGCGATCGATCCTGTCAAACCGCGCCGCTACCGCGAAGAGTCGAAACCGGAAAGCGAAGACACTTGCACGATGTGCGGCAAGATGTGCGCGATGAAGACAATGAACACCATCCTCGACGGCGAAGACGTGAAGCTGCGTTAA
- a CDS encoding aspartate/glutamate racemase family protein — MLTIGVLGGMGPLATADLMMKIVGVTPAGCDQEHVPVLVYNNSQIPSRIEALLSDGTDPLKEMVRSARCLEKAGADFLIMPCNTAHYWYQSLKKKITVPLLHMIELTAQAAAKEQNARLLLLATAATVNTGLYQKAFAKNEAQLILPDAAEQALVSRAIEGVKAGHVADNACLADLNRLLERQADNGAEGYIGGCTEIPLLFPYLTKRLQAIDPTLLLAKAAVEAARSGRIEPLGSNDKRREAVSCQAE; from the coding sequence ATGCTTACGATTGGAGTTCTCGGCGGCATGGGGCCGCTTGCGACGGCAGATTTAATGATGAAAATTGTCGGCGTTACGCCGGCCGGCTGTGATCAGGAGCATGTGCCGGTTTTAGTATATAACAATTCGCAAATTCCATCGCGCATCGAAGCGTTGTTGTCAGATGGGACAGATCCGCTAAAAGAAATGGTTCGCTCGGCGCGCTGTTTAGAAAAAGCGGGCGCCGACTTTTTAATCATGCCCTGCAATACGGCGCATTATTGGTATCAATCATTGAAGAAGAAGATTACAGTACCGCTTTTGCACATGATAGAGCTGACGGCGCAGGCTGCCGCCAAAGAACAAAACGCCAGACTGCTGCTGCTGGCTACTGCGGCAACCGTGAATACGGGATTGTATCAAAAGGCGTTTGCGAAAAATGAAGCGCAGCTTATCTTGCCGGACGCAGCAGAGCAGGCGCTCGTGTCGCGGGCGATCGAAGGCGTCAAGGCCGGACATGTGGCGGACAATGCTTGCCTTGCCGATTTGAACAGACTCTTGGAACGGCAAGCGGACAACGGCGCGGAGGGATATATAGGCGGCTGTACGGAAATACCGTTGCTCTTTCCTTACCTGACGAAGCGGCTGCAGGCGATCGACCCGACACTATTGTTGGCGAAAGCTGCCGTGGAGGCGGCGCGCAGCGGGCGGATCGAGCCGTTGGGCTCGAATGATAAACGAAGAGAGGCTGTCTCTTGCCAGGCGGAGTAA
- a CDS encoding LysR family transcriptional regulator codes for MDIRLLKTFLLVARLLNITRAAEQLSFSQPAITAQISNLEDVFKVALFERRGKRLALTEAGRNLVGYAERIVSLWEETQNAMTVFGHGGDSLRLGVSTQMINYYLPPVLRKIQSQLPELYLSVEVCMNTADVLTGVLEQRYDLGFIHGNNKLAQLQQHRIWRERVVWVAAAQWLENQDANQVISAYPLINYTENSVFRSLLQQAVEEEWQAHIEYSDSEALRQAVLAGLGVSYLPWTLVEDDIEAGRLVELVQGPALELEISLVHLRKKEFSVAIYALLLELAAAVDAPESLKALL; via the coding sequence GTGGATATCCGTCTTTTAAAGACGTTTTTATTGGTAGCCAGACTGCTCAACATTACCAGAGCAGCCGAACAGCTCAGTTTTTCGCAGCCTGCAATCACGGCGCAAATCAGCAATCTGGAAGACGTGTTCAAGGTGGCTTTGTTTGAACGGCGGGGCAAGCGCCTTGCGTTGACGGAGGCGGGACGAAACTTGGTCGGCTACGCCGAACGCATCGTGAGTCTGTGGGAAGAAACGCAAAATGCGATGACGGTCTTCGGGCATGGCGGCGACAGTTTGCGCCTCGGCGTATCGACGCAAATGATCAATTATTATCTGCCGCCGGTGCTGCGTAAGATCCAAAGCCAGCTGCCGGAATTATATTTATCGGTGGAAGTATGCATGAACACGGCGGACGTATTGACCGGTGTATTGGAACAGCGTTATGATTTGGGCTTTATACACGGCAACAACAAATTAGCGCAGTTACAGCAGCATCGCATTTGGCGTGAAAGGGTCGTTTGGGTGGCCGCCGCGCAGTGGCTGGAAAATCAGGATGCCAACCAAGTGATCAGCGCATATCCGTTAATCAACTACACGGAAAACTCGGTCTTCCGCTCGTTGTTGCAACAGGCCGTAGAAGAAGAGTGGCAGGCGCATATCGAATACAGTGATTCCGAGGCGTTGCGGCAAGCCGTTTTGGCGGGGCTTGGCGTTTCGTACCTGCCCTGGACACTGGTTGAGGATGACATTGAAGCAGGACGCTTAGTCGAGCTGGTGCAGGGGCCAGCGTTGGAACTGGAAATTTCGCTCGTGCATCTGCGAAAAAAAGAATTCAGCGTCGCAATCTATGCGCTGCTCCTGGAATTGGCCGCTGCGGTCGACGCGCCGGAAAGTCTGAAAGCGCTGCTCTAA
- a CDS encoding universal stress protein: MSLKKIILAYDASPNSKKALDWAINLAKTTAASIHVMVVYDRSFQQMDMINMTMELEKTFINSFEEEAASAVTYCKEKGVAATSEIGEGNVADAIMKKATSLNADLIVCGTRGHGGFASLMLGSVAHALVTYAKIPVVVVK; the protein is encoded by the coding sequence ATGTCGTTAAAAAAAATCATCCTTGCCTATGATGCCTCACCCAACAGTAAAAAGGCTCTCGATTGGGCGATCAATCTCGCGAAAACCACTGCCGCCTCGATTCATGTCATGGTTGTATACGACCGCAGTTTTCAACAGATGGATATGATTAATATGACCATGGAACTGGAAAAGACCTTTATCAACAGTTTTGAGGAAGAAGCAGCTTCCGCCGTCACTTACTGCAAGGAAAAAGGCGTCGCTGCAACAAGTGAAATCGGTGAAGGCAATGTCGCCGACGCAATCATGAAAAAAGCGACCAGCCTGAACGCCGATCTGATTGTCTGCGGTACGCGCGGCCACGGCGGCTTTGCCAGCCTAATGCTCGGCAGCGTCGCTCATGCTTTGGTCACTTACGCAAAAATCCCGGTCGTGGTCGTAAAATAA
- a CDS encoding O-acetylhomoserine aminocarboxypropyltransferase/cysteine synthase family protein gives MSNERQQGFSTQALHGAYDYDKTTKAQAVPIYQSVAYRFEDSDHAARLFSLQESGNIYSRIMNPTTDVLEQRLALLEGGVGALAFASGHAAIYGAISNITASGDHVVSSSALYGGTYNLFKYTLPRQGVKVDFISPDDLAGFEAAIKPETKLIFAEIIGNPKIDVLDIEALAEIAHRNGIPLIVDATFVTPYLCRPIDFGADIVIHSATKFIGGHGVAMGGVVIDGGKFDWNNGKFPSLSEPDPSYHGLKPTEAFGAAAFLGRLRVQVLRDLGACLSPFNSFLLLLGLETLSLRVAKHAANAQQVAEFLAAHPKVAWVSYPGLADSPYHGLAQKYLAKGAGAMLTFGIKGGLQAGKTFIDALRLFGLEANVGDAKSLVIHPASTTHSQLTSEQRAAAGAPDDMIRLSVGIEEIEDLLADLRAALATV, from the coding sequence ATGAGTAACGAAAGACAACAAGGCTTTTCCACTCAGGCGCTGCATGGCGCATATGACTATGACAAGACGACGAAGGCACAGGCGGTACCGATCTATCAATCGGTCGCCTATCGCTTTGAAGACAGCGATCATGCGGCGCGCTTATTTTCGCTGCAGGAAAGCGGCAATATCTATTCGCGCATCATGAATCCGACGACCGATGTATTGGAACAGCGTCTTGCTTTGCTGGAAGGCGGCGTCGGGGCGTTGGCGTTTGCATCCGGCCATGCAGCAATTTACGGCGCGATCAGCAACATCACCGCGAGCGGTGATCATGTCGTCAGTTCCTCCGCCCTTTATGGCGGCACCTACAATCTGTTCAAATATACGCTGCCGCGTCAGGGCGTGAAGGTCGATTTTATTTCTCCGGACGATCTGGCCGGTTTCGAGGCGGCGATCAAACCCGAAACAAAATTGATCTTTGCCGAAATTATCGGCAATCCGAAAATTGACGTGCTCGATATAGAAGCATTGGCGGAGATTGCACACCGCAACGGAATACCGCTGATCGTCGATGCGACGTTCGTCACGCCGTACCTTTGCCGGCCGATTGATTTCGGCGCGGATATCGTGATCCATTCGGCGACAAAATTCATCGGCGGTCATGGCGTGGCCATGGGCGGCGTCGTGATCGACGGCGGAAAATTCGACTGGAATAACGGCAAGTTCCCCAGCCTGAGCGAACCCGATCCCAGCTACCACGGGCTGAAACCGACCGAGGCCTTTGGCGCGGCAGCCTTCCTGGGGCGTCTGCGCGTGCAGGTCCTGCGTGATCTCGGCGCGTGCCTCAGTCCGTTCAATAGCTTTTTACTTCTTTTGGGGCTCGAGACGCTGTCGCTGCGCGTTGCCAAGCACGCGGCCAACGCACAACAGGTTGCGGAATTCCTCGCAGCGCATCCGAAGGTGGCGTGGGTCAGCTACCCGGGCTTGGCGGACAGCCCGTATCACGGCCTGGCGCAGAAATATCTCGCCAAAGGCGCCGGAGCGATGCTGACATTCGGCATCAAAGGCGGTCTGCAGGCGGGCAAAACATTCATTGACGCCTTGCGTTTGTTCGGACTGGAGGCGAATGTAGGCGACGCCAAATCGCTTGTTATCCACCCGGCCAGCACGACGCATTCGCAGTTGACGTCCGAACAGCGGGCGGCGGCCGGCGCGCCGGACGACATGATCCGTCTTTCGGTGGGCATTGAAGAGATCGAAGACTTGCTGGCTGATCTGAGAGCGGCGTTGGCGACGGTTTAA
- a CDS encoding M20/M25/M40 family metallo-hydrolase, which yields MVNKQRMLDEFFELVKIPASTRKERQVADVLLAKLKALGLEVKEDDTGSKIGGDCGNLIAYKKGNVAGAPVVMLSAHMDCVEPCTGIEPVLKDGIITSAGDTILGGDDKAGVTGILEALRLLEEKQLPHGDVQIVFTVAEEGGLNGSKNIDQSLLKADFGYALDSSGAPGEVIVMAPGQESILVTVHGKKAHAGVAPEEGVNAIVVAGKALAELKQGRIDFETTANVGLISGGVATNIVPDQVELKCEARSRNMDKLAAQTAHMKETFETVCARSGGKATVVVKRAYNPYVLEESAHVVTTAVKAVESLGMKAACVGTGGGSDANFFNSYGIPTAVLGVGMSKVHTTDEFIKEVDLYNTGELSLAIILQAAKK from the coding sequence ATGGTAAACAAGCAACGAATGCTGGATGAATTTTTTGAACTGGTGAAAATCCCCGCGTCGACCCGTAAAGAACGGCAAGTGGCGGATGTTTTGCTTGCAAAGCTGAAGGCGCTCGGGCTCGAAGTGAAGGAAGACGATACCGGCAGTAAAATCGGCGGCGATTGCGGCAACCTGATCGCTTACAAAAAAGGCAATGTGGCAGGCGCTCCGGTCGTCATGCTGTCCGCGCATATGGATTGCGTGGAACCTTGTACTGGGATCGAGCCGGTCTTGAAAGACGGCATCATCACCTCGGCGGGCGATACGATTCTCGGCGGCGACGACAAAGCAGGCGTGACCGGCATTTTGGAAGCACTGCGTCTCTTGGAAGAAAAACAGCTGCCGCACGGCGATGTGCAAATCGTGTTCACCGTAGCGGAAGAAGGCGGCTTGAACGGTTCGAAGAACATCGACCAGTCGCTGCTGAAAGCCGATTTCGGCTATGCACTCGATTCGAGCGGTGCGCCGGGTGAAGTCATCGTCATGGCCCCTGGCCAGGAGAGCATTCTGGTAACGGTACATGGCAAAAAAGCGCATGCCGGCGTTGCGCCGGAAGAAGGCGTCAATGCGATCGTAGTGGCCGGCAAAGCACTGGCCGAATTAAAACAGGGCCGCATCGATTTTGAAACCACAGCCAATGTCGGCCTCATTAGTGGCGGCGTTGCGACCAACATCGTACCGGACCAAGTCGAACTGAAATGCGAAGCGCGTAGCCGCAACATGGACAAACTCGCCGCGCAAACCGCGCATATGAAAGAAACGTTTGAAACCGTTTGTGCGAGAAGCGGCGGCAAGGCGACGGTCGTCGTCAAGCGGGCGTATAACCCGTACGTGTTGGAAGAAAGCGCGCATGTCGTGACGACTGCGGTCAAAGCGGTCGAATCGCTCGGCATGAAAGCCGCCTGCGTCGGAACCGGCGGCGGCAGCGATGCCAACTTCTTTAACAGCTATGGCATTCCGACCGCGGTACTCGGCGTCGGCATGTCCAAGGTTCACACTACGGACGAATTCATCAAAGAAGTCGATCTCTATAATACCGGTGAACTGTCGCTGGCGATCATCCTGCAGGCGGCGAAAAAGTAG
- a CDS encoding DNA polymerase IV, translated as MQRWILHVDMDAFFASVEQRDHPEYQGKPVIVGGIGSRGVVATASYEARRFGVHSAMPMAEARRRCPDGIFLPCDHRKYTQESKKIRAIMADFSPLVEPLSLDEAFLDISGMDRLYPDPVSIALAIKERIAKELNLTASAGLAPNKFLAKLASDLKKPAGLVVVQPGEEQAFLEEMPIKRMWGVGPATAKVLLEMGIKTIGQLAALDPLRLVRQLGQAAADMQRLAKGIDDRPVESDYAPKSVGNEETFAKDLLGREEILNQLLALTEKVAWRLRQLNLSGRTVTLKLRYASFKTLTRSQTLPEPTCYDEEIYQTVKAMLDKLTLQEGVRLLGVTVGNLQTSDGGQLSLFAPTDDKRQRMYEAVDRLRDKFGRDILTKAPLCKVEKKDT; from the coding sequence TTGCAACGCTGGATCTTGCATGTGGACATGGATGCGTTTTTCGCCTCGGTGGAACAACGCGACCATCCCGAATATCAGGGAAAACCGGTGATTGTCGGCGGCATCGGCAGTCGCGGCGTGGTAGCGACCGCCTCTTATGAAGCGCGTCGTTTTGGCGTGCACTCGGCGATGCCGATGGCCGAAGCGAGAAGGCGCTGCCCGGACGGCATCTTTTTGCCTTGCGATCATCGCAAATATACACAGGAATCAAAAAAAATCCGCGCGATCATGGCTGATTTTTCGCCGCTCGTCGAGCCGCTCTCGTTGGATGAGGCATTTCTCGATATCAGCGGCATGGACAGACTATACCCTGATCCGGTGTCAATTGCGCTGGCGATCAAAGAGCGGATTGCCAAAGAGCTCAATCTGACGGCCTCAGCCGGATTGGCGCCGAACAAATTTCTCGCCAAATTGGCTTCCGATCTTAAAAAACCGGCGGGTCTCGTTGTCGTGCAGCCGGGTGAAGAACAGGCGTTTTTAGAGGAAATGCCGATCAAGCGGATGTGGGGTGTCGGACCGGCTACCGCTAAAGTGCTGCTCGAAATGGGCATCAAGACGATCGGGCAACTCGCGGCGCTCGATCCGTTGCGGCTGGTGCGACAGCTCGGACAGGCGGCTGCCGATATGCAGCGCCTGGCAAAAGGGATTGACGATCGCCCGGTCGAATCGGATTACGCGCCGAAATCCGTCGGCAATGAAGAGACGTTTGCCAAGGATCTCTTGGGACGCGAGGAAATCCTGAACCAATTGCTCGCGTTGACGGAAAAAGTCGCTTGGCGGCTGCGGCAGTTGAATCTTTCGGGCCGGACGGTGACGCTGAAACTGCGCTACGCCTCCTTCAAGACGCTGACGCGCAGCCAGACCTTGCCGGAACCGACCTGTTATGATGAGGAAATCTATCAGACCGTCAAGGCGATGCTTGACAAGCTGACGCTACAGGAGGGGGTGCGCCTGCTCGGCGTGACGGTCGGCAATCTGCAAACCTCCGACGGCGGCCAGCTGTCGCTCTTTGCGCCGACTGATGACAAGCGACAGCGGATGTATGAAGCGGTCGACCGGCTGCGCGACAAGTTCGGACGCGATATTCTCACCAAAGCGCCGCTTTGCAAGGTAGAGAAAAAGGATACGTGA
- a CDS encoding lipase family protein, which produces MKLNKACLLLVALLLLTEPCRALAGAAEDYKEARQIYLAAVSCMAAYQDRFGNLTFAALEQEGWELRGFQKNDVAVDAKFFLMRTMGGDGLPDYLLAVAGTESEKDVSVDLRWGKVPYGGTDRQEFEAYSQRKGVTGDSPLVHKGFHQYVQSMLVFEEEGADLKPEQHRLLERLRNEPGTELVLVGHSLGGAAATLLAARLLDMGVLPEELKVITFGAPAVGNAAFAEKEKNVIRLQRFINKGDPVPYALTQLVGGYQQFGPEEHWEVPKKLEDRPHSMAVYLDYAMKNYYDKQRILEEETHQPVKWKGVYKPYLEAKGYVAPLANELPAELNSEFYYMNQVLKDQYWRVFSDYVMASEDAPRLELFRLAKEQGCQVLIVPKVLARKVKDQENRYYITLQQEVYSVADERFVGAYAYGSNTKEFTPLEAFVRAARDMNKESASWLQGTPGK; this is translated from the coding sequence TTGAAGCTGAACAAGGCGTGCCTGCTGCTTGTTGCCTTGCTTCTCCTGACGGAGCCTTGCCGGGCTTTGGCTGGGGCGGCCGAAGATTATAAAGAAGCACGGCAGATTTACTTGGCGGCGGTTTCCTGCATGGCGGCGTATCAGGATCGTTTCGGCAATCTTACCTTTGCGGCGCTGGAGCAGGAAGGGTGGGAACTGCGCGGCTTTCAAAAAAATGACGTTGCGGTTGACGCTAAATTTTTCCTGATGCGGACGATGGGCGGTGACGGCTTGCCGGACTATCTGCTGGCGGTCGCGGGAACGGAGAGTGAGAAAGATGTTTCCGTGGATCTGCGTTGGGGCAAGGTGCCTTACGGCGGGACGGATCGTCAGGAATTTGAGGCGTACAGCCAGCGCAAAGGGGTGACGGGCGATAGTCCGTTGGTGCACAAAGGCTTTCACCAATACGTCCAATCGATGCTGGTGTTCGAGGAAGAAGGGGCGGATCTGAAACCGGAACAGCATAGACTTTTGGAACGGTTGCGCAATGAACCCGGAACGGAACTGGTTCTGGTCGGCCATAGCCTGGGCGGCGCGGCGGCGACGCTATTGGCGGCTCGGTTGCTCGACATGGGCGTTTTGCCGGAAGAACTGAAAGTCATCACGTTCGGCGCTCCGGCAGTCGGCAATGCGGCCTTTGCCGAAAAAGAGAAAAATGTGATCCGCTTGCAGCGCTTTATCAACAAAGGCGATCCCGTGCCCTATGCGTTGACGCAGCTGGTCGGCGGTTATCAGCAATTCGGCCCGGAGGAACATTGGGAAGTGCCGAAAAAACTGGAAGATCGTCCGCACAGCATGGCGGTCTATCTGGATTATGCAATGAAAAATTATTATGATAAGCAGCGGATTTTAGAAGAAGAAACACATCAGCCGGTTAAGTGGAAAGGCGTATATAAGCCATATCTCGAAGCCAAAGGATATGTTGCGCCGCTGGCCAACGAGTTGCCGGCGGAATTGAACAGCGAGTTTTACTATATGAACCAGGTCCTCAAAGATCAGTACTGGCGGGTCTTTTCGGATTATGTGATGGCGAGCGAAGACGCGCCGCGCTTGGAATTGTTCCGCCTGGCTAAAGAACAGGGCTGTCAGGTGCTGATCGTGCCGAAGGTGTTGGCGCGGAAGGTCAAAGATCAGGAAAACCGTTACTATATCACGCTGCAACAGGAAGTGTACAGCGTGGCCGATGAGAGGTTTGTCGGCGCGTATGCTTACGGCAGCAATACGAAAGAGTTTACGCCGCTGGAGGCGTTTGTTCGTGCGGCGCGCGACATGAATAAGGAGAGCGCCTCTTGGTTGCAGGGGACGCCGGGAAAATAG
- a CDS encoding MFS transporter, with the protein MNELLKAVPKSVWLLGLAHCVADLSPGALYVALPFLKAKFALSYAEVSAIVLVQNIAASITQPLFGYFSDKKHRPWLMPMGCLLTGLFMTASLFAPNYYLVLLCTAISGFGNAAFHPEAAKTVNQLSGVAKGKCISVFSVGGYAGVALGSLLLGSLLLGGESYRLLWYALPSILIFIALLSVMHQFPQMTVRGASTLGTLKEAVSWPLMALLGMILTRATISSGLGTFVPLYYMAYLGGESVYVSSLLTIFLGAGVVGTLIGGTMSDKYGSKKVMLYSTLPIAALLYLFMTAQGASLFLLLALISILLSATATSSMVFAQRMMPKNIGMASGLTLGFSIGLGTMGVTGLGKLADVWGLPLVFEILTVLPLLGFILTMFVREPQRVRN; encoded by the coding sequence ATGAACGAATTATTAAAAGCCGTGCCGAAATCGGTTTGGCTGCTCGGTCTTGCGCACTGTGTGGCCGATTTATCGCCGGGCGCGTTATATGTGGCGCTGCCGTTTTTGAAAGCGAAATTTGCCTTGTCGTATGCGGAGGTCAGTGCGATTGTGCTGGTGCAGAATATTGCCGCGTCGATCACGCAGCCGCTGTTCGGCTATTTCAGCGATAAGAAGCACCGGCCCTGGCTGATGCCGATGGGCTGTCTGTTGACCGGACTGTTTATGACGGCGTCGCTCTTTGCACCGAATTATTATCTGGTGCTGCTCTGTACGGCGATCAGCGGTTTCGGCAACGCGGCCTTTCATCCCGAAGCGGCGAAGACGGTCAATCAATTGAGCGGCGTCGCGAAAGGAAAATGCATCAGCGTGTTTTCGGTCGGCGGCTATGCGGGCGTGGCGCTCGGTTCCTTGTTGCTCGGCTCGTTGCTGCTCGGCGGCGAGAGTTATCGTTTGCTCTGGTATGCGCTGCCCAGTATCCTGATCTTTATTGCGTTGCTGTCGGTGATGCATCAGTTCCCGCAGATGACGGTGCGCGGCGCCAGTACGCTTGGAACGCTGAAAGAGGCGGTCAGCTGGCCGCTGATGGCGCTGCTCGGCATGATTCTGACGCGGGCAACGATCAGCTCGGGGCTTGGCACGTTCGTGCCGCTTTACTATATGGCGTATCTGGGCGGCGAGAGCGTATACGTCAGCTCGCTCCTGACGATCTTCCTCGGTGCAGGCGTCGTCGGCACACTGATTGGCGGCACGATGAGCGACAAATACGGCAGCAAAAAGGTGATGCTCTATTCGACGCTGCCGATCGCCGCGCTGCTCTATCTGTTTATGACGGCGCAGGGCGCGTCGCTCTTTCTTTTATTGGCGCTGATCAGCATTTTGCTGTCGGCGACGGCGACCAGCAGCATGGTCTTCGCGCAGCGCATGATGCCGAAGAATATCGGCATGGCGTCGGGTCTGACGCTCGGTTTTAGCATCGGTCTCGGCACGATGGGCGTTACCGGGCTCGGGAAATTGGCGGACGTTTGGGGATTGCCGCTGGTCTTTGAGATCCTGACGGTGTTGCCGCTGCTCGGGTTTATTTTGACGATGTTTGTGCGTGAACCGCAGCGGGTGCGGAATTAA